The Salvelinus namaycush isolate Seneca chromosome 8, SaNama_1.0, whole genome shotgun sequence genome has a segment encoding these proteins:
- the fam183a gene encoding protein FAM183A, whose translation MAAAKQPKEKHPVDIVHQNAIHVKTIQKENRSQQLYTLFSINPYKKLHVLTDKPMASPTHDNIEDPAFLKIIHRACLEPTKKYTHPQTESQEIGWISRPLIVSDRRDRRLNWPRQNSEITKYMDTAWRLKEQTQNLG comes from the exons ATGGCAGCGGCTAAACAACCAAAAGAAAAGCATCCTGTGGATATTGTTCATCAGAACGCAATTCACGTCAAGACCATACAGAAGGAGAATAGGAGCCAACAATTGTACACGCTATTTAGCATAAACCCGTACAAAAAAC TTCATGTTTTGACTGACAAGCCTATGGCCAGCCCCACCCACGACAACATAGAGGATC CTGCTTTCCTGAAGATCATCCACAGGGCTTGTTTGGAACCAACCAAGAAATACACTCACCCCCAAACTGAGAGCCAAGAGATAGGCTGGATATCCAGACCTCTG ATTGTTTCAGATCGCCGTGATAGGAGACTGAACTGGCCGCGGCAGAACTCTGAGATCACCAAGTACATGGATACAGCATGGCGTCTGAAAGAACAGACCCAGAACCTGGGATAG